Proteins encoded by one window of Cyclobacteriaceae bacterium:
- a CDS encoding 2-phosphosulfolactate phosphatase: protein MKTIDVCLSPDLMHLYPVHDRVVVVVDILRATSCMVTALAHGVQSIRPFADLEACRAMKAHGYFTAGERNGEKVEGFDFGNSPFEYMIEKLKGQKIAFTTTNGTQAIAKSQGAKEIIIGSFLNLTAVTEYLKRGNDSVLVVCAAWKGKVNLEDTLFAGALVENLKDHIEPDCDAPLAAQRLYNLAKKDMVDFLKDSSHVKRLNRLHVHKDIAFCVTPDQYPVVPRLVNDELILTQ, encoded by the coding sequence ATGAAGACCATTGACGTTTGCCTTAGTCCGGATTTGATGCATCTGTACCCTGTACATGATCGGGTTGTGGTAGTAGTAGATATTCTTCGTGCTACATCTTGTATGGTTACGGCACTGGCACATGGCGTACAAAGCATACGGCCATTTGCCGATTTGGAAGCTTGTCGCGCGATGAAGGCTCACGGATACTTTACGGCAGGCGAACGTAATGGCGAAAAAGTAGAAGGATTCGATTTTGGTAACTCACCTTTTGAGTACATGATCGAAAAACTGAAGGGTCAGAAAATAGCATTCACGACTACCAACGGTACGCAAGCGATTGCCAAATCGCAAGGCGCAAAAGAAATTATCATCGGTTCTTTTCTTAATCTCACTGCAGTAACTGAATATTTAAAAAGAGGTAACGATAGTGTACTGGTTGTCTGTGCAGCATGGAAAGGAAAAGTAAATTTAGAAGACACGCTTTTTGCTGGTGCCTTGGTCGAGAACCTGAAAGATCACATTGAACCAGATTGTGATGCACCTTTGGCTGCACAGCGTCTATACAATCTTGCTAAGAAAGACATGGTTGATTTTTTAAAAGACTCCAGTCATGTGAAGCGTTTGAACCGGCTTCATGTTCACAAAGACATTGCGTTTTGTGTTACACCTGATCAGTATCCCGTTGTTCCGCGACTTGTTAACGATGAACTGATCCTTACTCAATAG
- the gcvT gene encoding glycine cleavage system aminomethyltransferase GcvT has product MDIKQIPLNDLHVKLGAKMVPFAGFNMPVRYSSDIEEHMTVRNGVGVFDVSHMGEFTVKGPKALDLIQRVTSNDASKLIDGQAQYSCLPNDKGGVVDDLIVYKIKDEDYLLVVNAGNIDKDWNWISQHNTQGADLKNISEDICLFAVQGPKAVSTLQKLTSTDLSAIKYYHFTQGEFAGVPDVIMSNTGYTGAGGFEIYVHKNHAEKVWHAIFEAGKEFDIKPIGLGARDTLRLEMGFCLYGNDIDDTTSPLEAGLGWITKFTKDFTNSSNIKKQKEEGVKKKLIGFKMIDKGIPRHDYLIKDAAGNTIGKVTSGTMSPMLGIGIGLGYVATELSSPGSEIFIDVRGRALKAEVSKPPFV; this is encoded by the coding sequence ATGGACATCAAACAAATTCCGCTAAACGATTTACACGTAAAATTAGGTGCCAAAATGGTTCCCTTTGCAGGATTCAACATGCCGGTGCGTTACTCCTCTGATATTGAAGAGCACATGACCGTTCGAAACGGAGTGGGCGTTTTCGATGTATCGCACATGGGTGAATTTACTGTAAAAGGTCCAAAGGCACTTGATTTAATTCAGCGCGTTACGAGCAATGATGCATCCAAACTAATAGATGGCCAGGCACAATACTCCTGCCTGCCAAACGACAAGGGCGGTGTTGTGGATGACCTGATCGTATATAAAATCAAGGATGAAGATTACCTGCTGGTGGTAAATGCCGGTAACATTGATAAGGACTGGAACTGGATCAGCCAGCACAACACACAGGGCGCTGATCTCAAAAATATTTCAGAAGACATCTGTTTGTTCGCTGTACAGGGACCCAAGGCTGTAAGCACATTACAAAAATTAACCTCAACTGATCTAAGCGCCATCAAATACTATCATTTTACCCAAGGTGAGTTTGCCGGAGTGCCGGATGTGATTATGTCGAACACGGGATATACCGGTGCAGGAGGTTTTGAAATCTATGTACACAAGAACCACGCTGAAAAAGTATGGCATGCCATTTTTGAAGCCGGAAAAGAGTTTGACATCAAGCCCATAGGTTTGGGTGCCCGCGATACCTTGCGCCTGGAGATGGGTTTCTGCCTGTACGGCAACGACATTGATGATACAACTTCTCCATTAGAAGCAGGCCTGGGATGGATTACCAAGTTCACCAAAGACTTCACCAATTCTTCCAATATCAAAAAGCAAAAGGAAGAAGGCGTTAAGAAAAAATTGATTGGTTTTAAAATGATTGATAAAGGCATTCCCCGCCACGATTATTTGATTAAAGATGCCGCAGGAAACACCATCGGAAAAGTAACATCAGGAACCATGTCGCCCATGCTGGGAATTGGTATTGGGTTGGGATACGTTGCAACTGAATTATCATCACCTGGAAGTGAGATATTTATTGATGTAAGAGGTCGTGCATTAAAAGCTGAAGTAAGTAAACCACCCTTCGTCTGA
- a CDS encoding carboxypeptidase-like regulatory domain-containing protein, with the protein MKRSIKIYIVCLIITLPYLSFAQDGKLITGTFSGSFEEVIIQLESASGYQFYYNLEWVDTTSIVFSVERKLLYDVLDKLVTGTKLRYFIIEKQLAVYLTSGREILTELPPGLGKKEEQVTGNSNFFDYSDYESRDRKQKSAEEKIFYIGSDTGDRTGYSILSGKISEVDSGEPVIGAMVMTKNSSTGAFTNEFGVFSLALVKGRHEIQIKSLGMKSTKRQIMLYSDGKLNVELEQEVTPLKEVTIQSGRDLNVDGLQIGLDRLDIKTMRQIPLALGETDIIKAILTLPGVQTVGEGTVGLNVRGGATDQNLILYNDAVVYNPSHLFGFFSTFNPDVIKSVELYKSGITADFGGRLSSILDVHMREGNAKKFSGSAGISPITMRLVVEGPIKKDITSFLVGFRSTYSDWLLNKVKYKDLQNSTASFYDVNLGVTHKIDDKNNLYFSGYLSKDKFGFSKDTTYAYSDRNMSVKWKHDINNKLYSVLKGTFSEYVNEFTNSKTPTEAFVMSFGIRQLGLYEDINFFLNNKHTITAGLGFTRYSLAPGKISPAHEESLVVNRTINKEQGLESAIYVGDSFDATPKLSIYGGFRYSLYFLLGSNEFYKYAPDQPLRVSSIIDTVLHKGGVIKNYHGIEPRFSIRYLLAKSTSIKASYNRMRQYIQMLTNNTAIAPTDTWKLSDVYFKPQVGDQYAVGFYKNLKKIETSIEAYYRITQETIDYKDGAELLLNDHLETEILDAQGKAYGIEFLIKKNSGKLNGWVSYTYSRSWIKTSSPYKSENVNDGEFYPTNYDKPHAVNFIGNYKISRRFNFSINVVYSTGRPITVPLLKYDIGGVQRVYYSDRNEGRIPDYFRTDVSINIEGNHRIEKLAHGSWTLAVYNLFGRNNPYSVYFNSVTGVIKGYQLSIFAYPVPTLTYNLKF; encoded by the coding sequence ATGAAGCGATCGATAAAAATCTATATCGTTTGTTTAATAATAACATTGCCCTATTTAAGCTTTGCTCAGGATGGTAAACTTATTACCGGTACATTTTCTGGTTCTTTTGAAGAGGTCATCATTCAACTTGAGTCTGCTTCTGGTTATCAATTTTATTATAATCTTGAATGGGTTGACACCACATCCATTGTATTTTCAGTCGAGCGCAAACTACTTTATGACGTACTCGATAAACTCGTCACAGGTACAAAACTTCGGTATTTCATTATTGAAAAGCAATTAGCTGTTTATCTGACTTCTGGCAGGGAAATACTAACAGAGTTGCCTCCAGGATTAGGTAAGAAAGAAGAGCAAGTTACAGGAAACTCTAATTTCTTTGACTACAGTGATTATGAAAGCCGAGATCGAAAACAAAAATCTGCAGAGGAAAAAATATTCTACATCGGGTCTGACACGGGTGATCGAACTGGCTATTCGATCCTTTCCGGAAAAATTAGTGAAGTTGATTCTGGTGAGCCGGTCATTGGAGCAATGGTGATGACGAAAAACTCTTCTACCGGAGCATTTACTAATGAGTTTGGGGTCTTCTCCCTCGCGTTGGTGAAAGGGCGGCATGAGATCCAGATCAAAAGCCTTGGCATGAAATCAACTAAACGTCAAATCATGCTTTACAGCGATGGGAAATTAAATGTTGAACTTGAGCAAGAGGTTACACCACTAAAAGAAGTGACCATTCAATCGGGGAGGGATTTGAATGTTGACGGCCTTCAGATTGGTTTAGACCGTCTTGATATTAAAACCATGAGGCAGATTCCGCTTGCGCTTGGAGAAACTGACATTATCAAAGCAATACTTACACTTCCCGGAGTACAAACTGTTGGAGAAGGTACCGTTGGACTTAATGTCCGGGGTGGTGCCACCGATCAAAACCTAATCTTATATAACGATGCGGTTGTTTACAACCCCTCTCATTTATTTGGGTTCTTCTCAACTTTTAATCCTGATGTTATCAAAAGCGTTGAACTCTACAAAAGTGGCATCACGGCTGATTTTGGAGGGAGATTATCCTCCATCCTAGATGTTCACATGCGAGAAGGGAATGCAAAGAAATTTTCCGGTTCTGCGGGAATTAGCCCCATTACAATGAGGCTTGTGGTGGAGGGACCTATAAAGAAAGATATCACTTCCTTTCTGGTTGGTTTTCGTTCAACGTATTCCGATTGGCTACTAAACAAAGTAAAATATAAAGATTTACAAAACAGTACGGCTTCCTTTTACGATGTCAATCTTGGGGTGACACACAAAATAGATGATAAAAATAATCTTTATTTCTCAGGGTATTTAAGTAAGGATAAATTTGGATTTAGTAAGGATACCACTTATGCTTACTCAGACCGCAATATGTCTGTTAAATGGAAACATGATATAAACAATAAATTGTATAGCGTATTAAAAGGAACGTTCAGCGAATACGTGAATGAATTTACTAATTCTAAAACTCCTACTGAGGCTTTTGTTATGAGTTTTGGGATAAGGCAGTTGGGTCTTTATGAGGACATTAATTTTTTTTTGAATAACAAACACACGATTACAGCCGGTTTAGGATTCACTCGATATTCGTTAGCGCCAGGAAAAATTAGCCCAGCCCATGAAGAATCCTTAGTTGTGAATAGAACGATTAATAAAGAACAAGGGCTTGAAAGTGCTATCTATGTAGGTGACAGTTTTGATGCAACACCCAAGTTATCAATTTATGGAGGGTTTCGGTATTCACTCTATTTTTTACTTGGCTCCAATGAATTTTACAAGTATGCACCTGACCAACCACTGCGGGTAAGTTCTATTATTGATACTGTGCTGCATAAAGGGGGAGTCATTAAAAATTACCACGGAATAGAACCCAGGTTTTCAATCCGGTATTTACTTGCTAAATCCACTTCTATAAAAGCAAGTTATAACCGGATGAGACAATATATTCAAATGTTAACGAATAATACAGCAATAGCACCAACTGATACTTGGAAGTTGAGTGATGTTTATTTCAAACCTCAAGTTGGTGATCAATATGCAGTCGGGTTCTACAAAAATTTAAAGAAGATTGAAACCTCAATTGAAGCATATTACAGAATTACACAGGAAACGATTGATTATAAGGATGGAGCTGAGCTTCTATTAAATGATCACCTTGAAACTGAAATTCTTGATGCGCAGGGAAAGGCTTACGGTATTGAATTTCTTATAAAGAAGAACTCAGGAAAGCTTAATGGCTGGGTGAGCTACACTTACTCGAGATCGTGGATAAAAACTTCTAGCCCCTATAAAAGTGAGAATGTTAATGATGGGGAATTTTATCCTACCAATTATGATAAGCCGCATGCTGTTAATTTTATAGGGAATTATAAGATTAGCAGAAGATTTAATTTTTCTATCAATGTTGTGTATAGCACTGGCCGTCCTATTACGGTACCCCTTCTTAAATATGATATTGGGGGTGTTCAGCGAGTTTATTATTCAGATCGGAATGAGGGTAGAATTCCTGATTATTTTAGAACGGATGTTTCTATCAATATTGAAGGAAATCACAGAATAGAAAAACTAGCTCATGGATCGTGGACGTTGGCGGTTTACAATCTTTTTGGAAGAAATAATCCTTATTCAGTTTACTTTAATTCAGTCACTGGAGTTATCAAGGGCTATCAACTTTCCATTTTTGCGTATCCAGTTCCAACACTTACGTATAATTTAAAATTTTAA
- a CDS encoding DUF4249 domain-containing protein, whose protein sequence is MMKNLGLMLVFAQMVFQLVGCVEPYTPSVTLDAPDILVIDGEVDATTESARIKITHAVSLTSVEPPAPETGALVFIEDEFGNSQFLTESMSGNYEADNLDIDFSSQYRLIVQIMNGKIYQSDFVRPKQSPAIDSVTWRAGQDGVTIFVNTHDESGESRFYQWSFEETWHYRSNYRSVFIADKLANIVREREPSEMIDACWRTTSSKSVLLNTTSHLSTDVVQDFELIKIEPGSIKMTSRYSILVKQKVLTEEAFTYWTQIQKTTEDLGGLFDPLPGQVRGNITCITEPQYPVLGYFNIVSVREHRIYIDQSELQEDYPKYQGMASCKLDSVPLSEGLYAPGYLIDTYASETSPDPIGYFVSSRQCVDCTALGGVTSKPLFWQE, encoded by the coding sequence ATGATGAAAAACTTGGGGTTGATGCTCGTTTTTGCTCAGATGGTTTTTCAGCTTGTTGGGTGTGTTGAGCCATATACACCTAGCGTTACACTTGATGCTCCTGATATACTTGTCATTGATGGAGAAGTTGATGCTACTACTGAATCAGCTCGCATAAAGATTACACATGCTGTTTCACTTACGTCTGTTGAACCCCCGGCACCAGAAACAGGCGCCTTGGTTTTCATTGAGGATGAATTCGGTAACTCCCAGTTTTTAACGGAGTCAATGTCTGGGAATTATGAAGCCGATAATTTGGATATTGATTTCAGTTCGCAATACAGACTCATAGTCCAAATTATGAATGGTAAAATTTATCAATCTGATTTTGTTCGGCCTAAACAAAGTCCAGCTATTGACAGCGTCACCTGGCGTGCCGGTCAAGATGGTGTGACCATTTTTGTAAATACACATGACGAGAGTGGTGAAAGTAGATTTTATCAATGGAGCTTTGAAGAAACATGGCATTATCGTTCCAATTATAGATCCGTTTTCATTGCAGACAAACTTGCCAATATTGTTCGCGAAAGGGAGCCTTCTGAAATGATTGATGCATGTTGGCGCACCACTTCATCTAAAAGTGTTCTTTTGAATACAACTTCGCACTTAAGTACAGATGTTGTTCAAGATTTTGAATTAATAAAGATTGAGCCTGGTTCGATCAAAATGACATCCAGATATAGCATCCTCGTTAAACAGAAAGTATTAACTGAGGAAGCTTTTACCTATTGGACACAAATTCAAAAGACTACAGAAGATCTCGGAGGCTTATTTGATCCCTTGCCAGGGCAGGTAAGGGGTAACATAACTTGTATAACAGAACCTCAATATCCTGTTCTTGGGTATTTCAATATCGTTTCAGTTAGGGAGCACAGAATTTATATTGATCAAAGCGAATTACAAGAGGATTATCCAAAGTATCAGGGCATGGCAAGTTGTAAATTGGATTCAGTACCTCTTAGTGAAGGACTCTATGCTCCGGGATATTTGATTGATACGTA